Part of the Bacteriovorax stolpii genome, CTGTAGATGTAGCAAATACCTTAACTCATAGAAGAACTGCGGACTTTCGATTAGCAGCATTTAGTGCAGAAGTGACTAATATGGTAGTTAATATGGTTTCAATTTTTGCTGGTAGAAGAGATCCTAATTAATTATGTAAAATGTTCTGTTTGCCCTTATGCAGCCTATGGTGGAGTTTATGTTTCATTTGCTCTTTTTTGGATGTGGCTTATTAAAGGTCAAAGACCAGATCAATGGGATGTTATTGGCGTTGTTATTATATTAATTGGAAATGGAATTATTGTTTTCTCTCCTCACAAATAATTCACACCAGCTCAAGCCAGCCGAGTAGGGGCATTTGATGAAAAATCGTGAAATCGAATGAAGAATAATGAAAATATAAAAGGCACGAAAGGCAGAGTTTCACTCGTAATTTATTAATATTAAAACATTTTAAAGAAGCATTGAATATGCCTCGGGTAACTCAGGGATAAAAACCTCCTAGTTAATTCAAGTAGATATGGTGATAAATACATATTTAAAGCCATACAAAAGTATGGTACAATATTCTAATGAAAGTTGGAACTATTATTGAGAACGAAAAATGGAAAATAAAGGTTTACGCTCCACCAAAGGAGCATGGTCCTGCACATGTTCATGTTATTGCAAAAGGCGATAAAGCAGAAGTAAAGATTTCATTGATAGATTTAGCAGTAATTGGGAAGACTAAATTTAATAAACAAACGGTTAAAGGTATAATTAAGTATGTGCATAAAAACTATGACATACTGATGGACGCGTGGGAGAAATTGCATGAAAACAAGAAAAAAACCTAGCCTAAAAAAAGCGTTGAGTAAGGTAGATAAGGCACCAAAAGAATTGTATGGAAATGTAAAAGTGGATTTGTCTACTTTACCTTGTTTAAAGAAATTCGAAAGAGAAAAAATTACAGCTAATTTTGATGCTGACTTATTAGAGATCATCAGAAAATTAGCAAAAAAGCATCATGTTTCTTATACGACCTTAATGAATGATGTACTTAGAAAAGTTTTTGTTGAAGATAAAAAAGCAAGCTAGATGATAAAGTTATACATATTGGGTCTAAAAGCAACTTGTGAAAATGAAGCATACGAATTTGCAGATAGGTTTATTAGAAAGCTCCCTAGAAAAAATGATGGGGCATTTGATTTGTCGAGTGGGGAATTTTACGACAACGATATAGATGCCATAAGACATGCATATACTTCAGGTATATTTACGCAAGAATATGGTGAAAAAATCACTGAGCTTTTAGGTGACATGAATGAATTAGTTCCTTTTGGAGGTAACTCAAGCTCCAACAGTCCTAATTCTAAGAATATGGATTTATGGAATAATCGAATAGGGCGAAAAATAGGTTTAAAAACTTCTGGAAAGCTAAAACTATTTAAATTAATTTTAAAAGCACTTAAAAACGGTGATCTGATTATTGATCCAGAAAATGATTCTCGAATTAATGAGGTTTCATCGAGTAAAATCAATATAAAAAATAAAGTATTCGTAGTTAAAGAATCAAAGAAAGGAAAAAATCTATTATATTTTGATTTTGAGAAATCATTAATCCTATCAAGAAGTGAATTTATTTCTGAAATCAAAACAGGAAATTATCCTTTCTATGAAATTAGAGTAGTTAAGGGGGATGAAACTCCAGTGTCTAAAAAAGATAAGAATATTCCCAATAATCTAGGTTAATAGCTAATTTCAAAAATACTAATTTCTGGCCTACAAAGAAATCGAAATGGAACAATTGAAGTTCCAATACCTCGGTTCACATACATTTTTGCTCGATTTTTTTGAAACCATCCTTGGTCATATTTTCCAGAGCCCGGAGGAAGAGCAATGGACCCAATGAGAGGTAGGCGAATCTGGCCCCCATGGGTGTGACCAGCAAATGCTAAATCTGTTGAATTTGAGACTTCATCAAAAAATATTGGTGAATGAAAAATGGAAATTATTTTTGAATCATTGGGGATGTTTTTTAAAATTCTCAAATCTGGATTACCAGTTGGAGCATCAGCAAAGCCTGTTAACCATAAATTCTTATCTAGCCTTAAAGTTTTGTTTGTTAGGTCGATAATATTGTTTCTTTTTAAAATATTAGATAGGTCTGAAATTGGCTCCCAGTCTTCCCAGTTTCCAGGAATGTAATAAATTGCTTGTTTGGCCTTTAGTTCTTTTAAAACTTTTTCGTAGCCTGAATTTGTTCCACCTGGTGTTGCGATATCGCCAGTTAAAAATATGAAGTCGGGTTTTTCACTTTGAATTGCTCTAATTACTTTTTCTTCAATTGTGCCAATTCCGTTAGTGTGTAAGTCAGAAATTTGAATGATTTTAAGTTTTTTATTTGAATTAGTTTTTAGATTTATTCGATG contains:
- a CDS encoding DUF4160 domain-containing protein: MKVGTIIENEKWKIKVYAPPKEHGPAHVHVIAKGDKAEVKISLIDLAVIGKTKFNKQTVKGIIKYVHKNYDILMDAWEKLHENKKKT
- a CDS encoding metallophosphoesterase, giving the protein MLRKNLVFILALLSVMMLGYSYFIETNWLDITRHRINLKTNSNKKLKIIQISDLHTNGIGTIEEKVIRAIQSEKPDFIFLTGDIATPGGTNSGYEKVLKELKAKQAIYYIPGNWEDWEPISDLSNILKRNNIIDLTNKTLRLDKNLWLTGFADAPTGNPDLRILKNIPNDSKIISIFHSPIFFDEVSNSTDLAFAGHTHGGQIRLPLIGSIALPPGSGKYDQGWFQKNRAKMYVNRGIGTSIVPFRFLCRPEISIFEISY
- a CDS encoding DUF6973 domain-containing protein; its protein translation is MIKLYILGLKATCENEAYEFADRFIRKLPRKNDGAFDLSSGEFYDNDIDAIRHAYTSGIFTQEYGEKITELLGDMNELVPFGGNSSSNSPNSKNMDLWNNRIGRKIGLKTSGKLKLFKLILKALKNGDLIIDPENDSRINEVSSSKINIKNKVFVVKESKKGKNLLYFDFEKSLILSRSEFISEIKTGNYPFYEIRVVKGDETPVSKKDKNIPNNLG